From Bacillus sp. FSL K6-3431, the proteins below share one genomic window:
- a CDS encoding LysR family transcriptional regulator, translated as MDIKWIKTFIIAARYENFRKASEELFLSQPAITKHIKRLEENLNIQLFDRIGKTIALTAAGHHFLPYAREIIDKYEQGLEGFESWKQGYKRKLIIATAPQIASSILPSILRNFMDKHPNIEVLINVLKSYEIGEEISTGRADLGLTKMKPIQSNIDCHIVHEEPVILVGPNIDKKEKNYDEQMILQKYRIITHNHPVYWDILLNDINRHYPTVRTMTVNQIEITKRFIEHGLGISYLPYSTVKQEIKANQLSEIRSERIISPTSLTYILTKVRTDEVNIFIGFLRKEIANL; from the coding sequence ATGGATATTAAATGGATTAAAACATTTATCATTGCAGCAAGGTATGAAAATTTTCGCAAAGCGTCAGAAGAACTTTTTTTATCTCAACCAGCTATAACCAAACATATTAAGCGGCTTGAAGAAAATCTTAATATCCAGTTATTTGATAGAATTGGCAAAACAATTGCTCTTACAGCGGCAGGCCATCATTTTTTACCATATGCAAGAGAGATAATCGATAAATATGAACAAGGTTTAGAGGGCTTTGAATCTTGGAAACAGGGATACAAGCGCAAGTTAATTATTGCAACGGCACCACAAATTGCATCATCAATTCTGCCATCTATTTTACGAAATTTCATGGATAAACATCCCAATATAGAGGTTTTAATAAATGTACTAAAATCTTATGAAATTGGTGAGGAAATCAGTACGGGAAGAGCAGACCTAGGTTTAACAAAAATGAAACCAATACAATCAAATATAGATTGTCATATCGTACACGAAGAGCCAGTAATTTTAGTAGGACCAAATATAGATAAAAAAGAAAAAAATTATGATGAACAGATGATATTACAGAAGTATCGAATAATCACTCATAACCATCCTGTTTATTGGGACATTCTTTTGAACGACATTAACCGACATTATCCAACTGTTCGAACAATGACTGTTAATCAAATTGAAATTACAAAGCGATTTATTGAACACGGACTTGGCATATCATATTTACCATATTCAACGGTAAAACAGGAAATAAAGGCAAATCAACTTTCAGAAATAAGATCAGAAAGAATCATCTCACCAACATCATTAACGTATATTTTAACAAAAGTAAGGACAGATGAAGTAAATATATTCATTGGTTTTTTAAGGAAGGAAATAGCAAATTTGTAG
- a CDS encoding NUDIX hydrolase, whose translation MTTIYVNWEDTRVKLTWICDDQLPKRDLITSVHGFCFHERKLLLVDLSHRGWDYPGGHIEPNETPEECFKREAMEEGYVSGECHLLGYIIVDHNENSKWNEKSPYPKVGYQVFYRMDIETLYPFAGNYESEQRVFIYPNAVVDYYHGWHELNQEILEYALNLGDL comes from the coding sequence GTGACAACAATCTATGTGAATTGGGAAGATACTAGAGTTAAATTAACATGGATCTGTGATGACCAACTTCCTAAACGGGATTTAATTACCAGCGTTCATGGATTTTGTTTTCATGAAAGGAAATTGTTATTAGTAGATTTGAGTCATAGAGGTTGGGATTATCCAGGTGGTCATATCGAGCCGAATGAAACCCCGGAGGAATGTTTTAAACGTGAAGCAATGGAAGAAGGTTATGTTTCCGGAGAATGTCATTTACTGGGGTATATTATTGTAGATCACAACGAAAATTCCAAATGGAATGAAAAAAGTCCATACCCTAAAGTGGGTTATCAAGTATTCTATCGTATGGATATTGAGACATTGTATCCATTTGCAGGGAATTATGAATCAGAACAAAGAGTTTTTATTTATCCAAATGCAGTTGTGGATTATTATCATGGCTGGCATGAGTTAAATCAAGAAATACTTGAATATGCTCTAAATTTAGGTGACTTGTAA